The window CGCGGCGCGACGACCACACCGCCGACGACGATCCCGGTGCCCGGACGGCAGAAGATCTTCACGAAGCCGTCCCGGATGCCCTGCATCTTGGCGCGCGGGTTGCGCAGCAGGGGCAGCTTCACGGACCGGGCGTCGATGACCCCGCCGTCGACGTCGGCCTGCGAGTAGCCGACGGTGGCGATCTCGGGGTCGGTGAAGACGTTCGACGACACCGTCTTCAGGTTGAGCGGGGCGACCGCGTCGCCGAGGAAGTGGTACATCGCGATACGGCCCTGCATGGCGGCCACGGAGGCCAGCGCGAAGACCCCGGTGACGTCACCGGCGGCGTACACACCGGGGGCCGTGGTCCTGGAGACCTTGTCGGTCCAGATGTGCCCGGACTCCTGGACCTTGACCCCGGCCTCCTCCAGGCCCATCCCGTGGCTGTTCGGGATGGCACCGACGGCCATCAGGCAGTGCGAGCCGGTGATGACACGGCCGTCGGCGAGCGTCACCTCGACGCGGTCGCCGACCCGCTTGGCGGACGCGGCGCGCGAGCGGGCCATGACGTTCATGCCGCGCCGCCGGAACACGTCCTCCAGCACGGCCGCCGCGTCCGGGTCCTCGCCCGGCAGGACGCGGTCCCGGCTGGAGACGAGCGTGACCCGCGAGCCGAGCGCCTGGTAGGCACCGGCGAACTCGGCGCCGGTGACACCGGAGCCGACCACGATGAGCTCGTCGGGCAGCTCGTCCAGGTCATAGACCTGGGTCCAGTTCAGGATGCGCTCGCCGTCCGGCTGCGCGTCGGCCAGCTCGCGGGGGTGTCCGCCGGTGGCGATGAGCACGGCGTCGGCGACGAGCGTCTCCTCGCTCCCGTCCGCGGCCCGCACGACGACCTTGCGCGAGCCGTCCATGGCCTGCTGCCCGTCGAGCCGCCCGCGGCCCCGAAGCACCCGGGCCCCGGCACGCGTCACGGAGGCCGTGATGTCGTGGGACTGGGCGAGCGCGAGGCGCTTCACCCGGCGGTTGACCTTGCCGAGGTCGACCCCGACGACGCGCGCGGGCGTGTCGATGTGGGGGGTGTCGTCGGCGACGATGATCCCCAGCTCCTCGTACGACGAGTCGAAGGTGGTCATCACCTCGGCCGTCGCGATCAGGGTCTTCGACGGGACGCAGTCGGTGAGCACCGACGCCCCGCCCAGGCCGTCGCAGTCGACGACGGTCACCTCCGCGCCGAGCTGGGCTGCCACCAGGGCCGCCTCGTATCCGCCGGGTCCGCCGCCAATGATCACGATCCGAGTCACGTACTCCATTGTCCCGCACGCCTGAAGGTGCTTCAGCCCGGGGGCTCTCCCGGGGTGTCGCGGGCGCGTGGACCGGGGCTCCGGTTACGGGAGAGTCACATGCGTCGGCTGCCGTACCCTCGGTCCCATGTCGCTCTACGCCGCGTACGCCGGCAATCTCGACCCGCGGCTCATGACGCGCCGCGCACCCCACTCGCCGCTGCGCGCCACGGGGTGGCTCAACGGCTGGCGGCTGACGTTCGGCGGCGAGCACATGGGCTGGGAGGGCGCGCTGGTGACCATCGTCGAGGCCCCGCGCTCGCAGGTCTTCGTCACCCTGTACGACATCGCTCCCCCGGACGAGGAGTCCATGGACCGCTGGGAGGGTGTCGGCCTCGACATCTACCGGCGGATGCGTGTGCGAATCCACACCCTGGAGGGTGAGGAGCCCGCATGGGTGTACGTCCTCAACGGTTACGAGGGAGGGCTCCCCTCGGCCCGCTACCTCGGCGAGATCGCGGACGCGGCGGAATCGGCGGGAGCCCCGCACGACTACGTGATGGAGCTGCGCAAGCGCCCCTGCTGACCCGCGCGGCGCCCTGTCAGCGCCCGGGCCGGCGCCCGCCGACGCCCTGCGGGGACCTTCGGCGGAAACAACAAGACAACGATCGCAAACCCGTGACCATCAACATCTACGCGCGTAGGCCCTGAGCGGCTACCCTCATGCGCGTGAACGCATCTCTTCTTCCGGACGACATCCAGGGCGCCACCCCAGCAGATCCAAGGGTCGCCGCCGACGCCGCCGCCGTGCGCCTGCGGGAACTCTCGGGCGCCGAGACCCACGACGTCGCCCTCGTGATGGGCTCGGGCTGGGCGCCGGCCGTGGATGCCCTCGGCGACCCCGCGGCCGAGTTCCCGGTCACCGAGCTGCCGGGTTTCCCGCCGCCGGCGGTCGAGGGTCACGGCGGCAAGGTCCGCTCGTACCAGATCGGTGACAAGCGTGCGCTCGTGTTCCTGGGCCGCACCCACTACTACGAGGGCCGCGGGGTCGCCGCCGTCGCGCACGGCGTCCGTACGGCCGTGGCCGCCGGCTGCAAGACCATCGTGCTGACCAACGGCTGCGGTGGTCTGCGCGAGGGCATGCGCCCCGGGCAGCCGGTCCTGATCAGCGACCACATCAACCTGACGGCTGCGTCCCCGATCGTCGGCGCGAACTTCGTCGACCTGACGGACCTGTACTCGCCGCGGCTGCGTGCACTGTGCAAGGAGATCGACGCGACGCTCGAAGAGGGCGTGTACGCGCAGTTCCCCGGGCCGCACTACGAGACGCCGGCCGAGATCCGCATGGCCCGGGTCATCGGGGCGGACCTGGTCGGGATGTCGACCACCCTCG of the Streptomyces aurantiacus genome contains:
- a CDS encoding gamma-glutamylcyclotransferase, translated to MSLYAAYAGNLDPRLMTRRAPHSPLRATGWLNGWRLTFGGEHMGWEGALVTIVEAPRSQVFVTLYDIAPPDEESMDRWEGVGLDIYRRMRVRIHTLEGEEPAWVYVLNGYEGGLPSARYLGEIADAAESAGAPHDYVMELRKRPC
- a CDS encoding NAD(P)H-quinone dehydrogenase, which gives rise to MEYVTRIVIIGGGPGGYEAALVAAQLGAEVTVVDCDGLGGASVLTDCVPSKTLIATAEVMTTFDSSYEELGIIVADDTPHIDTPARVVGVDLGKVNRRVKRLALAQSHDITASVTRAGARVLRGRGRLDGQQAMDGSRKVVVRAADGSEETLVADAVLIATGGHPRELADAQPDGERILNWTQVYDLDELPDELIVVGSGVTGAEFAGAYQALGSRVTLVSSRDRVLPGEDPDAAAVLEDVFRRRGMNVMARSRAASAKRVGDRVEVTLADGRVITGSHCLMAVGAIPNSHGMGLEEAGVKVQESGHIWTDKVSRTTAPGVYAAGDVTGVFALASVAAMQGRIAMYHFLGDAVAPLNLKTVSSNVFTDPEIATVGYSQADVDGGVIDARSVKLPLLRNPRAKMQGIRDGFVKIFCRPGTGIVVGGVVVAPRASELIHPISLAVDNNLTVEQIANAFTVYPSLSGSIAEVARQLHTRKSAGEG
- a CDS encoding purine-nucleoside phosphorylase; this translates as MNASLLPDDIQGATPADPRVAADAAAVRLRELSGAETHDVALVMGSGWAPAVDALGDPAAEFPVTELPGFPPPAVEGHGGKVRSYQIGDKRALVFLGRTHYYEGRGVAAVAHGVRTAVAAGCKTIVLTNGCGGLREGMRPGQPVLISDHINLTAASPIVGANFVDLTDLYSPRLRALCKEIDATLEEGVYAQFPGPHYETPAEIRMARVIGADLVGMSTTLEAIAAREAGAEVLGISLVTNLAAGMTGEPLNHEEVLQAGRDSATRMGALLNQVLGRL